The following proteins come from a genomic window of Musa acuminata AAA Group cultivar baxijiao chromosome BXJ1-7, Cavendish_Baxijiao_AAA, whole genome shotgun sequence:
- the LOC103973348 gene encoding uncharacterized protein LOC103973348: MVSGFRRSVSLPGSTPSGSPAGRRCEKPHHLRSASLPCRSHPAISHLLDQIRSLSDLGIRCSPASGLDRIDRLLSALDDILRLPQAQDPLRRGSAWADRLLDGFLRLADAHGSFRSAVVALEQHNAEARAAIRRRVPVRLDSAARSHRRAEKELIRLATAVKDLARCPPLICSDAAEAEVAGIVAEAMAATAATSAAVFLGIAAASSAVAGSMSKGSWTAWPSRRPSKKGSEEAEMAAMEECMEGLEEGSGRVFRSSVNIRVALLNILTPSL, encoded by the coding sequence ATGGTCTCCGGATTCCGCCGCTCCGTTTCCCTGCCGGGATCTACCCCGAGcggcagccccgccggacgccgcTGCGAGAAGCCTCACCACCTGCGCTCCGCCAGCCTTCCCTGCCGCTCCCACCCCGCCATCTCCCACCTCCTCGACCAGATCCGCTCCTTGTCGGACTTGGGAATTCGCTGTTCCCCCGCCTCCGGGCTCGACCGGATCGATCGCCTTCTATCCGCCCTCGATGACATACTCCGCCTCCCGCAGGCACAGGATCCCCTCCGCCGCGGCTCCGCCTGGGCAGACCGCCTCCTTGACGGTTTCCTCCGCCTTGCCGACGCCCACGGCTCCTTCCGCTCCGCTGTCGTCGCCCTCGAGCAGCACAATGCGGAGGCCCGCGCCGcgatccgccgccgcgtccccgtGCGGCTAGACTCCGCTGCTCGGTCCCATCGTCGGGCGGAGAAGGAGCTCATCCGGCTCGCCACGGCCGTCAAGGATCTCGCCAGATGTCCGCCGCTCATCTGCTCGGACGCGGCCGAGGCCGAGGTCGCCGGGATCGTCGCGGAGGCGATGGCGGCAACTGCGGCCACGTCGGCGGCGGTTTTCTTGGGGATCGCGGCAGCTTCATCGGCGGTGGCCGGATCAATGTCGAAGGGCTCATGGACGGCGTGGCCGTCAAGGAGGCCATCGAAGAAGGGAAGCGAGGAAGCGGAGATGGCAGCGATGGAGGAGTGCATGGAGGGATTGGAGGAAGGAAGCGGGAGGGTATTCAGGAGTTCGGTGAACATTAGAGTGGCGCTTCTCAACATACTCACTCCCTCGCTGTAG